A single genomic interval of Spirosoma taeanense harbors:
- a CDS encoding sodium/sugar symporter gives MKLGLETIDYVIFLVYFVIVATYGYWVYRHKGKQTADSKDFFLAEGSLTWWAIGASIIASNISAEQFIGMSGQAFQLGLAISVYELVGGLSLVIIAIYFLPMYIRNKIYTMPQFLEMRYDKRLATIMAVFWLFLYILVNLTSIIYLGALSLEKMTGFGFMACAVFLTVFAVFITLGGMKVIGYTDVIQVVCLVVGGLATTYLALNLLSDKVGTGAGVFEGLSLIRQKADHHMHMVFEKGEYFVHDGRGGKMDAYNQLPGLMMFIIGGQWIVNFNYFGCNQYMIQRALGADLPTARNGVLFAAFLKLMMPFIVVLPGLAAYVLFQENADAAIVQGITDNNIVKPDNAYPVLLNILPAGLKGLSFAALTAAIVASLAGKANSISTIYMLDIHKKFINPNLNEKQTVWLGRVAIVVSFIIALGISPFLKNFGQGFEYIQEYTGFISPGILCIFLLGMFWKRATANGALAAAILSIPLSTLFKYQLPDMPFLNRMGTVFWICVAVHVTISLIESRGEKNPKAFVVDRHWFRTNPSFRLGALAVCALLTLVYVFFW, from the coding sequence ATGAAACTTGGGCTCGAAACCATAGACTACGTTATTTTCCTGGTCTACTTCGTTATTGTGGCCACCTACGGCTACTGGGTCTACCGCCACAAAGGCAAGCAGACCGCCGACTCCAAAGACTTTTTTCTTGCCGAAGGATCGCTGACCTGGTGGGCTATTGGCGCGTCGATTATTGCGTCGAATATCTCAGCCGAGCAGTTCATCGGCATGTCGGGGCAGGCGTTTCAACTGGGGCTGGCCATTTCGGTCTATGAACTGGTGGGCGGGTTGTCGCTGGTGATTATCGCAATCTATTTTCTGCCGATGTATATCCGCAACAAGATTTACACCATGCCGCAGTTTCTGGAGATGCGCTACGACAAGCGGCTGGCGACCATTATGGCGGTGTTCTGGCTGTTTCTTTATATTCTGGTCAACCTGACGTCCATCATCTACCTCGGTGCGCTGAGTCTGGAGAAAATGACAGGCTTCGGCTTCATGGCCTGCGCGGTATTCCTGACGGTTTTTGCCGTTTTTATTACCCTCGGCGGCATGAAGGTCATCGGTTATACGGACGTCATTCAGGTGGTGTGCCTGGTTGTGGGTGGTCTGGCCACGACCTACCTGGCGCTCAATCTGCTGTCCGATAAGGTGGGCACCGGCGCGGGGGTTTTTGAGGGGCTGAGCCTGATTCGGCAAAAAGCCGACCATCACATGCACATGGTTTTTGAGAAGGGCGAATACTTTGTTCACGACGGGCGCGGGGGCAAGATGGATGCCTATAACCAGTTGCCGGGCCTGATGATGTTTATTATCGGTGGCCAGTGGATTGTGAATTTTAACTACTTCGGCTGCAATCAGTACATGATTCAGCGAGCGCTGGGTGCCGACCTGCCCACGGCCCGTAACGGCGTTCTGTTCGCGGCTTTCCTGAAGCTGATGATGCCCTTCATCGTGGTGCTGCCCGGTCTGGCGGCTTACGTCCTGTTTCAGGAAAATGCCGACGCGGCCATTGTGCAGGGCATTACGGATAACAACATCGTAAAGCCCGACAACGCTTATCCGGTCCTGCTCAATATTCTGCCGGCGGGTCTGAAAGGATTGTCGTTTGCGGCTCTGACGGCGGCCATTGTCGCTTCGCTGGCCGGGAAAGCCAACTCGATCTCGACAATCTATATGCTCGACATTCATAAGAAATTTATCAACCCCAATCTGAACGAAAAGCAGACCGTCTGGCTGGGCCGGGTTGCCATTGTGGTCTCGTTTATCATAGCCTTAGGCATCAGTCCGTTCCTGAAAAACTTCGGACAGGGCTTCGAGTATATTCAGGAATACACCGGATTTATCTCACCAGGTATTCTATGCATCTTCCTGCTGGGGATGTTCTGGAAACGCGCGACTGCCAACGGTGCGCTGGCGGCTGCCATATTGAGTATTCCGCTCTCTACGCTGTTCAAATACCAGCTACCCGACATGCCATTCCTGAACCGGATGGGAACCGTGTTCTGGATTTGCGTAGCCGTCCACGTAACCATCAGTCTGATCGAATCGCGGGGAGAAAAGAACCCCAAAGCGTTTGTCGTGGATCGTCACTGGTTCCGCACGAACCCATCGTTTCGGCTGGGGGCGCTGGCCGTCTGCGCACTACTGACGCTGGTTTATGTTTTTTTCTGGTAA
- a CDS encoding L-ribulose-5-phosphate 4-epimerase: protein MYKTLQEECYEANMQLPKLGLVLFTFGNVSAVDRSRGVFAIKPSGVPYDALRPEDIVICDYDARVVEGKMRPSSDTKTHALLYKTWDDIGGITHTHSTYAVAWAQAGMDIPIFGTTHADHTHQDIPCAPALTDPMIQGDYEHETGNQIFDVFSQKGLSHQEVEMVLLQNHGPFTWGKTADKSVYNAAVLEEVARMAYLTLQINPDTPRIKDTLRLKHYERKHGKNAYYGQGC from the coding sequence ATGTACAAGACCTTACAGGAAGAATGTTACGAGGCTAATATGCAGCTGCCGAAGCTGGGTCTGGTCCTGTTTACCTTTGGCAATGTCAGCGCCGTCGACCGCAGCCGGGGCGTATTTGCCATCAAGCCCAGTGGCGTGCCCTATGATGCCTTACGGCCCGAGGATATTGTGATCTGCGATTACGACGCGCGGGTGGTGGAGGGAAAAATGCGGCCTTCGTCGGATACGAAAACGCACGCGCTGCTCTACAAAACCTGGGACGACATCGGCGGGATTACCCATACCCACAGCACCTATGCCGTGGCCTGGGCGCAGGCCGGGATGGATATTCCCATTTTCGGGACAACCCATGCCGACCATACCCATCAGGACATTCCCTGCGCGCCCGCCCTGACCGACCCGATGATTCAGGGTGACTACGAACACGAAACCGGCAATCAGATTTTCGACGTGTTCAGCCAGAAAGGGTTGTCGCACCAGGAGGTCGAGATGGTCCTGCTGCAGAACCACGGGCCGTTTACCTGGGGTAAAACCGCTGATAAGTCGGTGTACAACGCGGCTGTGCTGGAAGAAGTCGCCCGCATGGCTTACCTGACGCTGCAGATCAATCCCGATACGCCCCGCATCAAAGACACACTCCGGCTGAAGCACTACGAGCGCAAACACGGCAAAAACGCCTATTACGGACAGGGGTGTTAA
- a CDS encoding alpha-N-arabinofuranosidase, with amino-acid sequence MNKYIISLLLAPLCLTAVAQNRVTINPGEGKTIINRHIYGHFAEHLGRCIYDGFYVGENNTKIPNRNGVRLDVVEALKKMKIPNLRWPGGCFADTYHWKDGIGPKSKRPTIVNTWWGGVTENNSFGTHDFLNMCELLGTEPYLAGNVGSGTVQDLTEWVQYVNFEKDSPMSNLRQQNGREKPWNVRFWGVGNEAWGCGGNMKPDYYANIYRQYSTFMNPQVGKERIFRIASGASSDDYTWTETLMKNIPVNMLEGLAMHHYSVFSWDEGKKGSATDFTESEYVRTMKQALRMDELIQKHSAIMDKYDPQKKVALVVDEWGAWYNVEPGTNPGFLYQQNTMRDAVLAGATLNIFHKHADRVRMANLAQVVNVLQAVILTNGAKMLLTPTYHVLEMYNVHQDATLLPVDIKTDDYEVGQEKLPAVSASASRDKAGKVHISLVNIDAGKPQVVTVGLNGLKASNVTGRVLASAKVQDYNTFDNPNKVKPVAFNGAKLNGDNLTVTLPPASVVVLEL; translated from the coding sequence ATGAACAAATACATTATATCCCTGCTGCTTGCCCCTCTCTGCCTGACCGCTGTAGCTCAGAACCGGGTAACGATCAATCCCGGCGAAGGCAAGACCATCATTAACCGGCATATCTACGGCCACTTTGCCGAACACCTCGGCCGCTGCATCTACGACGGCTTTTACGTAGGCGAAAACAACACGAAGATTCCCAACAGGAACGGAGTTCGTCTGGACGTAGTGGAAGCGCTCAAAAAGATGAAGATCCCGAACCTGCGCTGGCCGGGAGGCTGCTTCGCCGATACGTACCATTGGAAAGACGGCATTGGGCCCAAGTCCAAACGCCCGACGATCGTGAATACCTGGTGGGGTGGAGTAACGGAAAACAACAGCTTCGGCACGCACGACTTCCTGAACATGTGCGAGCTGCTGGGCACGGAGCCGTATCTGGCTGGAAACGTGGGCAGCGGCACCGTACAGGACCTGACTGAATGGGTGCAGTACGTTAACTTCGAGAAGGACAGCCCGATGTCGAATCTGCGTCAGCAGAACGGCCGCGAAAAGCCCTGGAACGTGCGTTTCTGGGGCGTGGGTAACGAAGCCTGGGGCTGTGGCGGCAACATGAAACCCGATTATTACGCCAACATCTACCGGCAGTACAGTACGTTCATGAATCCGCAGGTCGGCAAGGAGCGCATTTTCCGGATTGCTTCGGGAGCCAGCTCCGACGACTATACCTGGACCGAAACGCTCATGAAGAACATTCCGGTCAACATGCTCGAAGGACTGGCCATGCACCACTATTCGGTCTTTAGCTGGGATGAAGGGAAAAAAGGCTCCGCAACCGACTTCACCGAGAGTGAATACGTCCGCACAATGAAGCAGGCCCTGCGGATGGATGAACTGATCCAGAAGCATTCGGCCATCATGGACAAATACGACCCTCAGAAGAAAGTAGCGCTGGTGGTCGATGAATGGGGCGCGTGGTACAACGTAGAGCCGGGCACGAATCCGGGCTTCCTGTACCAGCAGAATACCATGCGTGACGCCGTGCTGGCAGGTGCGACGCTCAACATCTTCCATAAACATGCCGACCGGGTGCGGATGGCCAATCTGGCGCAGGTCGTCAACGTCCTGCAGGCCGTAATCCTGACCAACGGAGCGAAGATGCTGCTGACGCCGACGTATCACGTACTGGAAATGTACAACGTACACCAGGACGCAACCCTGCTGCCGGTGGACATCAAAACCGATGATTATGAAGTTGGCCAGGAGAAACTGCCCGCCGTATCGGCCTCGGCCTCGCGCGACAAGGCTGGTAAGGTGCATATCTCGCTGGTGAATATCGACGCGGGCAAACCGCAGGTCGTTACTGTTGGGCTGAACGGTCTAAAAGCGTCGAACGTAACGGGGCGTGTACTGGCGTCGGCGAAGGTGCAGGATTATAACACCTTCGACAACCCGAACAAGGTGAAGCCCGTCGCGTTCAACGGGGCTAAACTAAACGGCGACAACCTGACCGTAACGTTGCCGCCTGCATCGGTGGTGGTGCTCGAACTATAA
- the araA gene encoding L-arabinose isomerase produces MRNLKQFEIWFVTGSQHLYGEETLRQVDAHSQTIAQFLTKAAAMPVQVIFKPVVKTPDEIYAICQEANVAPNCIGIITWMHTFSPAKMWIRGLTILHKPLLHLHTQFNRDIPWGNIDMDFMNLNQSAHGDREFGFMMTRMHQSRPGLNRKVVVGFWQDEAVVQNIAAWARVAVGAHELKTLKVARFGDNMRQVAVTEGNKVAAEMTFGMSVNTYGIGDLVAVINQVTDADVDRLVTEYADTYTLMESLRKGGNQHLSLRDAARIEIGMRAFLEDGGFGAFSDTFEDLHGMKQLPGIASQRLMAEGYGFGGEGDWKTAAMVRILKVMSTGLPGGNSFMEDYTYHFDPMNPLVLGSHMLEICPSIAAGKPSCEVHPLGIGGKEDPVRLVFNASAGPALNVSLIDLGHRFRLLVNEVEAVEVTEALPKLPVARALWKPMPDMATGCAAWILAGGAHHTVYSQNLTTEHIEDLADIFGVELVVIDRNTNLRQLKNELRWSEASYR; encoded by the coding sequence ATGCGCAATCTGAAGCAATTTGAAATCTGGTTTGTAACGGGCAGTCAGCATCTGTACGGGGAAGAAACCCTCCGTCAGGTCGATGCTCACTCGCAGACCATCGCCCAGTTTTTGACCAAGGCAGCTGCCATGCCTGTGCAGGTCATCTTTAAACCGGTTGTTAAAACGCCGGACGAGATCTACGCAATCTGCCAGGAGGCCAACGTAGCGCCCAACTGCATCGGTATCATTACGTGGATGCACACGTTCTCGCCCGCCAAGATGTGGATTCGGGGACTGACTATTCTTCACAAGCCCCTATTGCACCTGCACACGCAGTTTAACCGCGACATTCCGTGGGGAAATATTGACATGGACTTCATGAACCTTAACCAGTCGGCGCATGGCGATCGGGAGTTCGGGTTTATGATGACGCGTATGCACCAGTCCAGACCGGGTCTGAACCGCAAAGTCGTGGTGGGTTTCTGGCAGGACGAAGCGGTCGTCCAGAACATAGCGGCCTGGGCGCGGGTAGCTGTGGGTGCTCACGAGCTGAAAACGCTGAAAGTGGCCCGCTTCGGCGACAACATGCGGCAGGTAGCCGTAACGGAAGGCAACAAGGTAGCCGCCGAAATGACCTTCGGCATGTCGGTGAATACGTACGGGATTGGCGATCTGGTGGCCGTTATTAATCAGGTAACCGATGCCGACGTGGATCGGCTCGTTACGGAATATGCCGACACCTATACGCTCATGGAGTCGTTGCGGAAAGGTGGAAACCAACACCTGTCCCTGCGCGATGCGGCCCGGATTGAAATCGGGATGCGGGCGTTTTTAGAGGATGGCGGTTTCGGCGCCTTCAGCGACACGTTCGAGGATCTGCACGGCATGAAGCAACTGCCCGGCATTGCTTCGCAGCGGCTGATGGCCGAGGGCTACGGCTTTGGGGGCGAAGGCGACTGGAAAACGGCCGCGATGGTACGTATTCTGAAAGTCATGTCAACCGGACTGCCGGGCGGCAATTCGTTCATGGAAGATTATACGTACCACTTTGATCCGATGAACCCACTCGTGCTCGGCTCGCACATGCTGGAAATTTGCCCCAGTATTGCGGCTGGCAAGCCCTCCTGCGAAGTGCATCCACTGGGTATTGGCGGCAAGGAAGATCCCGTCCGGCTGGTGTTCAACGCGTCGGCGGGTCCGGCCCTGAACGTATCGCTGATCGACCTGGGCCACCGCTTCCGGTTGCTGGTCAACGAAGTAGAAGCCGTCGAGGTAACCGAGGCCCTACCGAAACTGCCCGTTGCCCGCGCGCTTTGGAAACCCATGCCCGACATGGCAACGGGCTGCGCGGCCTGGATTCTGGCCGGTGGCGCGCACCATACTGTCTACAGCCAGAACCTGACCACCGAACACATTGAAGACCTCGCCGACATCTTCGGCGTTGAGTTGGTTGTAATCGACCGGAACACGAACCTACGCCAGTTAAAGAACGAATTGCGCTGGAGCGAAGCGAGCTATCGATAA
- a CDS encoding ribulokinase, translated as MNHTYVIGVDFGTDSVRALLVNARTGETAGTHVHEYSRWKQGRYCNPATSQFRQHPLDYLEGLEASINGALANAPAEVRQQVVGISIDTTGSTPGPVDETGMPLALRPDFAENPNGMFILWKDHTANAEAEEINDLAHHWDTDYTKYVGGIYSSEWFWAKILRTLRVDAAVRQHAFSWVEHCDWMSAVLTGNTNPLTLRRSRCAAGHKALWHSEFEGLPSDEFLTRLDPLLDGLRDRLFTDTYTADLPMGKLSAEWAEKLGLPTSVVVGVGAFDAHMGAVGAEIEPYAFVRIIGTSTCDILMAPNEEIGHRLIRGICGQVDGSVAPGMLGLEAGQSAFGDVYAWFARLITGPVRELLGDEAADTMARQLIPHLSQQAAQLPVTENDPIALDWINGRRTPDANHTLKAALAGLSLGTDAVTVFKALVEATAFGSRSIVERFVQEGVPIRKVIAIGGVAKKSPFVMQTLADVLNKPIQVAQSDQACALGAAMFAAVAAGVHPSLEAAQQAMGSGFDAEYIPNPEQVAVYEKLYQKYRRLGAFIEKETVRPHSLAETL; from the coding sequence ATGAATCATACATACGTCATTGGCGTCGATTTTGGCACCGACTCGGTGCGGGCCCTGCTGGTCAATGCCCGGACGGGCGAAACCGCCGGTACGCACGTGCATGAGTACAGCCGCTGGAAACAGGGTCGGTACTGTAATCCGGCTACGTCCCAGTTTCGGCAGCACCCGCTGGATTACCTCGAAGGGCTGGAAGCGAGCATCAACGGCGCATTAGCCAACGCCCCAGCCGAGGTTCGGCAGCAGGTGGTCGGTATCTCGATCGACACCACCGGTTCGACGCCTGGTCCGGTTGATGAAACGGGTATGCCACTAGCCTTACGTCCTGATTTCGCCGAGAACCCGAACGGCATGTTCATTCTCTGGAAAGACCACACGGCCAACGCCGAAGCCGAAGAAATCAACGATCTTGCGCACCACTGGGATACCGACTATACCAAATACGTCGGGGGTATTTACTCGTCGGAGTGGTTCTGGGCCAAAATTCTGCGAACCCTGCGGGTCGATGCGGCTGTCCGCCAGCACGCTTTTTCGTGGGTTGAACACTGCGACTGGATGTCGGCGGTATTAACCGGCAACACAAACCCCTTGACGCTTCGGCGGTCGCGCTGTGCAGCCGGTCACAAGGCACTCTGGCATAGTGAATTCGAGGGTCTGCCATCCGACGAGTTCCTGACCCGGCTCGACCCACTGCTGGATGGTCTACGGGACCGGCTCTTTACGGATACTTATACCGCTGATCTGCCAATGGGCAAGCTCTCGGCTGAATGGGCCGAAAAACTGGGTTTGCCGACCAGCGTCGTGGTGGGCGTAGGGGCGTTCGATGCCCACATGGGCGCGGTCGGGGCCGAAATTGAACCCTATGCGTTTGTGCGGATTATCGGCACCTCGACCTGCGATATTCTGATGGCTCCGAACGAGGAAATTGGCCACCGGCTCATTCGGGGTATCTGCGGGCAGGTCGATGGCTCCGTTGCACCCGGCATGCTGGGTCTGGAAGCCGGACAATCGGCGTTTGGGGATGTGTATGCCTGGTTTGCCCGGCTCATCACTGGGCCGGTGCGCGAACTGCTGGGTGACGAAGCTGCCGATACGATGGCGCGTCAGCTCATTCCTCATCTGTCGCAGCAGGCTGCTCAGCTACCCGTTACGGAGAACGACCCGATCGCCCTGGACTGGATTAACGGACGCCGGACCCCCGATGCCAATCATACGCTCAAGGCGGCTCTGGCGGGGCTTAGTCTCGGCACCGACGCCGTAACTGTCTTTAAGGCGCTGGTAGAGGCCACCGCTTTCGGCTCGCGTAGCATCGTCGAGCGGTTTGTGCAGGAAGGAGTTCCGATTCGGAAAGTCATTGCCATTGGCGGGGTGGCTAAAAAGTCGCCATTCGTCATGCAGACCCTCGCCGATGTGCTCAACAAACCTATCCAGGTAGCTCAGTCCGATCAGGCGTGTGCGCTGGGTGCGGCCATGTTTGCGGCTGTCGCGGCTGGCGTTCACCCCTCGCTCGAAGCCGCTCAGCAGGCGATGGGGTCGGGCTTCGACGCTGAATATATTCCCAATCCCGAGCAGGTGGCGGTCTACGAAAAGCTTTATCAGAAATACCGCAGGCTCGGCGCCTTTATTGAAAAAGAAACCGTTCGGCCGCATTCGTTAGCCGAAACCCTGTAA
- a CDS encoding NUDIX hydrolase, producing the protein MTLTYQHNARILVALDCIIFGFDGEALKLLLIKRNFEPECGKWSLMGGFLNEDESLEEAARRILYNLTGLQNNYLEQIKTFGAPERDPVERTISVVYYSLVNIADQDITAIQAHNASWISLDDKPKLIFDHDQMVEVALQRLRYKAALHPIGFELLPEKFTVPQLQKLYEAIYNTQLDRRNFSRKIMGTDLLLKTGEKDMTSVTKKAQLYSLNTEKYQKYLDGYYTFLPELAELSAV; encoded by the coding sequence ATGACCTTAACTTATCAGCACAATGCCCGCATTCTGGTCGCCCTCGACTGCATCATCTTCGGGTTCGACGGCGAAGCACTGAAGTTACTCCTGATCAAACGGAATTTCGAGCCCGAATGCGGAAAATGGTCGCTGATGGGTGGGTTTCTGAATGAAGATGAAAGCCTGGAGGAAGCGGCCCGGCGGATTCTGTATAACCTGACCGGTTTGCAGAACAACTATCTGGAGCAAATTAAAACGTTTGGTGCGCCGGAGCGGGACCCCGTCGAGCGGACAATCTCGGTCGTCTATTACTCACTGGTCAATATTGCCGACCAGGACATAACGGCTATACAGGCGCACAATGCCTCCTGGATTAGTCTGGACGATAAGCCTAAACTCATTTTCGACCATGATCAGATGGTTGAGGTCGCCCTCCAGCGATTGCGCTACAAAGCGGCCCTGCATCCCATTGGTTTCGAACTGCTGCCCGAAAAATTTACGGTTCCGCAGCTCCAGAAGCTCTACGAAGCCATCTACAACACCCAGCTCGACCGGCGAAATTTCAGCCGTAAAATTATGGGAACCGATCTCCTGCTGAAAACAGGCGAGAAAGACATGACATCGGTCACCAAGAAAGCTCAGCTTTATTCGCTCAATACCGAAAAATACCAGAAATACCTGGACGGCTATTATACGTTCCTGCCGGAACTGGCTGAGCTTTCAGCGGTCTGA
- a CDS encoding MBL fold metallo-hydrolase, which translates to MALVLEQIDSEGLAQLSYLVGDDSAGLAAVIDPRRDVAVYLDKAQKLGVRITAIIETHIHADFVSGAQELQARTGAAIYGGRSEAYQFELNQMQEGDEISLGNATLRALHTPGHTPEHISLLLFDKKQGDEPIAVFTGDTLFNQDVGRPDLLGEDVTRQLANDLYQSLYEKLLPLGDRVELYPGHGAGSACGKSIGDRRQSTLGNERRFSPVFQHHSQADFVQWLLQGMPEPPRHYPVLKKLNAAGAPLKGQPPVIPPLSPQAFRERMEQGDAVVLDTRSILAFGGGHIPGALNIALLPEFPTWVGWMIDREQPILLIVESERDLALAGEHLFRVGYDTIVGYLHKGMTSWQNSALPLESAGEWTVHTLHQHLNDPDLTILDVRGDDERRAGYVPNSRHIYVAHLREHLADLDPHQTIVTYCGSGFRASIAASILQQNSFSRVINVPGSWTAWQAARLPIEKPADS; encoded by the coding sequence ATGGCACTCGTGTTAGAACAAATAGATAGTGAAGGACTAGCGCAGCTGAGTTACCTGGTTGGCGATGACAGTGCCGGGCTGGCGGCCGTTATTGACCCCCGTCGGGATGTGGCCGTTTATCTCGACAAAGCCCAAAAGCTGGGCGTGCGGATTACGGCCATCATCGAAACCCACATCCACGCCGATTTTGTGTCGGGGGCGCAGGAGTTACAAGCCCGAACCGGTGCTGCGATTTACGGAGGCAGGAGCGAGGCCTATCAGTTTGAGTTAAATCAGATGCAGGAAGGCGATGAAATTAGCCTGGGTAATGCAACGCTCCGCGCTCTGCATACGCCGGGACACACGCCCGAACATATTTCGCTGCTGCTCTTCGATAAAAAGCAGGGCGACGAACCGATTGCGGTCTTCACGGGCGATACGTTGTTCAACCAGGATGTAGGGCGCCCCGACCTGCTAGGCGAGGACGTAACCCGACAGCTGGCGAATGATCTTTATCAGTCGCTCTATGAAAAACTCCTGCCACTGGGCGATCGGGTCGAGCTGTATCCGGGGCATGGTGCCGGTTCGGCCTGTGGAAAGTCCATCGGCGACCGGCGCCAAAGCACGCTGGGTAACGAACGTCGGTTCAGTCCCGTGTTTCAACACCATAGCCAGGCAGATTTTGTCCAGTGGCTGCTCCAGGGAATGCCCGAGCCACCCCGTCATTATCCGGTTCTGAAAAAACTGAATGCCGCTGGCGCGCCCCTGAAGGGTCAGCCGCCCGTCATTCCTCCTTTGTCGCCCCAGGCTTTCCGGGAGCGGATGGAACAGGGCGATGCTGTTGTGCTGGACACCCGGTCAATACTGGCGTTTGGGGGCGGGCACATTCCTGGTGCACTCAATATTGCGCTGCTGCCCGAATTTCCAACCTGGGTCGGCTGGATGATCGACCGGGAGCAGCCCATACTCCTGATCGTCGAAAGTGAGCGCGACCTTGCGCTGGCGGGTGAGCACCTGTTCCGGGTGGGCTATGATACCATAGTGGGCTACCTGCACAAAGGCATGACAAGCTGGCAGAATTCAGCCTTACCACTGGAGTCGGCCGGAGAGTGGACTGTGCACACCTTACACCAGCACCTGAACGATCCGGACCTGACGATTCTGGATGTACGCGGTGACGACGAACGCCGGGCCGGTTACGTACCAAACTCACGCCATATCTATGTAGCCCATCTCCGCGAACATCTGGCCGATCTAGACCCCCATCAGACTATCGTGACGTATTGCGGCTCGGGCTTTCGGGCGTCTATTGCCGCCAGTATCCTACAGCAGAACAGCTTTTCAAGAGTCATTAATGTGCCCGGCTCCTGGACCGCCTGGCAGGCCGCCAGGCTACCAATCGAAAAGCCCGCCGATTCATAG
- a CDS encoding DUF6691 family protein, whose product MKYMLVGIAFGIVFVKAEIISWFRIQEMFRFDSFHMYGVIGSAVLVGMISIALIRQFNIKTLQGETVRITPKVFHKGQIYGGVLFGLGWAITGACPGPLFAQIGSGFLVVGVTLLSAIAGTWLYGFSRARLPH is encoded by the coding sequence TTGAAGTATATGCTGGTGGGCATTGCCTTCGGCATTGTATTCGTCAAGGCCGAAATTATCTCCTGGTTTCGGATTCAGGAAATGTTTCGGTTCGATTCGTTTCATATGTATGGGGTTATTGGAAGCGCCGTGCTGGTCGGAATGATTTCGATTGCGCTCATCCGGCAGTTCAATATTAAAACGTTGCAGGGAGAAACCGTGCGGATTACGCCCAAGGTATTCCATAAAGGCCAAATCTACGGAGGTGTTCTCTTTGGGCTGGGCTGGGCAATTACCGGGGCCTGTCCGGGACCGCTCTTTGCGCAGATTGGCAGTGGCTTTCTGGTTGTTGGTGTTACGTTGCTGAGCGCCATTGCGGGTACGTGGCTATACGGGTTTTCCCGTGCACGACTGCCGCATTAG
- a CDS encoding YeeE/YedE family protein — MSFPEIIRQPWPWYVAGPLIGLTVPALLLIGNKSFGISSSLRHICAACVPANISFFNYNWKKEAWNLFFVAGIALGGFLATTFLADPSSIRVAPDTVVALRTFGIQDFSGLMPADLFAAANLFTLKGLFFFVIGGLLVGFGTRWAGGCTSGHAIMGLSNLQWPSLVATISFMAGGFAMTHLLLPLIFKLVN; from the coding sequence ATGTCGTTTCCTGAAATTATCCGTCAGCCCTGGCCCTGGTATGTAGCCGGGCCGCTCATTGGACTGACGGTTCCAGCACTGCTGCTGATTGGTAATAAATCGTTTGGGATCTCCTCATCGCTGCGCCACATCTGCGCGGCCTGTGTACCCGCCAATATTTCCTTTTTTAATTACAACTGGAAAAAAGAAGCCTGGAACCTGTTTTTTGTGGCAGGGATAGCACTGGGCGGTTTTCTGGCCACAACGTTTCTGGCTGACCCCAGTTCGATTCGGGTTGCTCCTGATACCGTAGTGGCTCTCCGGACATTTGGCATTCAGGATTTTTCGGGCCTGATGCCGGCTGATTTATTCGCAGCCGCGAATCTATTTACGCTCAAGGGCCTGTTTTTCTTTGTCATTGGGGGGCTTCTGGTTGGGTTTGGTACCCGGTGGGCAGGGGGCTGTACATCCGGTCACGCGATTATGGGGCTGTCTAATCTACAGTGGCCATCGCTGGTGGCAACCATCAGCTTTATGGCTGGCGGCTTTGCCATGACGCACCTGCTGCTACCCCTGATTTTCAAACTCGTTAATTAA